AACAACTTACAGAAAAAAAGATAATATGAACGAGATTATCAACCTGGATTTGAACGGAAATATTAAAAGAAAAGGATTTGCAGAGATTAAAGCTCTCAAGTTATATAGGGGGATTTTAAGATTTGATCCATATACAATAGATAATGGCTTTCTCTATGAAATTGCTAAAAATAACGATGGTAAATGGTTTCTTTACAGAACTAGTATCAATTAAAAATATTTTTCATGACCTGCTTTTCCAAATTGGTTGGGCATCTAGTATTAATAATATTATCAATAAAAATAGTGAAAAAAATGAAAACAAAGAAGTAGCCAACTCAAGTCGGGTCTTCGCAAAAATCATCGAAGAGCTGAGATCGAAAGAATAAGAACAAAACAAATTTATTTAAAAGAAATCAAAATGAAAAAAACATTACTCATGTGTTATTCACTTGTAATAATGGCAGTGAATGTATTCTCACAGCAAGACTCAACCCTTAGTCAATTAATTGACAAATACGTAAAGGCTGAGGCTGAAAACGATCTTTTTTCAGGTGCCATTTTAGTTGTTAAAGAAGGTGAAATTATTTACAAGGATGCGTATGGTTATGCCAACAAAGAAAATAAAATGCCTAATAAAATTAACACAAAATTCAATGTAGGTTCAGTCGGAAAAACTTTTACAGGTGTATTGATCATGCAACTTGTTGAACAGAGTAAAATTAAATTGTCTGATACTCTCGGGAAATATTTGCCTGATTTCCCATTTGAAGAAAAAAACAAAATTCAAATCCAGCATCTTTTAAATCATACCTCAGGATTGGGTAATTACTTTACACATAAAGATTATGATTCATTAATGCCGGTGCTCAGAAGGATTGATGATGCCCTTAAACTTGTTTACGACCAGAAACCACTGTTTGAACCCGGAACTGAATACCGATATTCGAACTCCGGCATGTTAGTGTTAGGTGCCATCATTGAGAAAGTTACAGGCATGAGTTATCAGGATTATATAAAAAAACAGATTCTGGATCCGCTGGGTATGGAAAACTCCGGTATTTACTATCCGGAGGATAATGTCTCTAACCGGGCTATAGGCTATAGTAAAGTAGATGAAGGGAACTATAAAATTGAAACTCAAAATGAATTTCCGGCTTTTTCAGATGGGGGTTTGTACTCTACGGTATTGGATATGTATAAATATGATGTGGCAATAAGAGAAAACCGATTGCTTACGCAGGCTTCTAAAGATATTATGTTAACCGTAATTCCTCCCGCTCAGAATTATGGCTTTGGTTGGGAAAGGGGTGTTTTCAATGAATCAGAATTCGTGGGTCATGTTGGTGGATGTCCCGGGTTTGCTGCAGATTACAAAAGTTTTCTAAAGGATCAAATGTTGATCATTGTCATTTCCAACTATGACGGGGGTGCAAATCTAATCGCTGCCAAAATCAATCATCTTCTTTTTGGTGCATCTGAAAAGAATATTCCGTTGGCCTCAAAATATGATTTCAACTTCGAGAAAGGCAGATATCTCTCAGAGGTAAAAAAGGATTATAAAGCGGCCCTTGAGTATCTGGACAAAAATATTTCTGGTTCCCAGCCCCATCTTCCTTCACTATTTTTAGCGGCGCGATCAAGAATACTTAGTGGTTTTGAAGTTGAAAAAGCTATTGGTTTGTTACAACGATATATTGAGCTCAATCCCCAGGCATCTAAACGCACCCAGTCTGCTCTTTGGTGGCTCTCAGGAAAGGGGTATGAGCAACTCGATTCGGAATTAAAAGCAATAGAATGCTATAAGAAAAGTTTAGAGATTTCCCCGGATTATAATCAGGCAAAAGAATCACTTATTCAACTCAATGAAAAGAAATAAAACTTAGTCGAACTTAACAATTATATGGTGTATCAAACTACATCTGAAAAAAACACAATGATAAAAATGCATGATTCATGAAAAAAATATTCATATTATTTCTGACTTTAGTAATTGAGATAAATTCAAATGCTCAAGTTTCAGTAGAAGCTTCAATCACATATTTTGGTCATT
The nucleotide sequence above comes from Bacteroidota bacterium. Encoded proteins:
- a CDS encoding beta-lactamase family protein, with the translated sequence MKKTLLMCYSLVIMAVNVFSQQDSTLSQLIDKYVKAEAENDLFSGAILVVKEGEIIYKDAYGYANKENKMPNKINTKFNVGSVGKTFTGVLIMQLVEQSKIKLSDTLGKYLPDFPFEEKNKIQIQHLLNHTSGLGNYFTHKDYDSLMPVLRRIDDALKLVYDQKPLFEPGTEYRYSNSGMLVLGAIIEKVTGMSYQDYIKKQILDPLGMENSGIYYPEDNVSNRAIGYSKVDEGNYKIETQNEFPAFSDGGLYSTVLDMYKYDVAIRENRLLTQASKDIMLTVIPPAQNYGFGWERGVFNESEFVGHVGGCPGFAADYKSFLKDQMLIIVISNYDGGANLIAAKINHLLFGASEKNIPLASKYDFNFEKGRYLSEVKKDYKAALEYLDKNISGSQPHLPSLFLAARSRILSGFEVEKAIGLLQRYIELNPQASKRTQSALWWLSGKGYEQLDSELKAIECYKKSLEISPDYNQAKESLIQLNEKK